CGGCTTATATCAAGCAACAATATTATCCGATTCAAGATTGGCAATCCGCTGGGTTGAAGAAACCTTCCTGGGTCGATCTTGGTAATATTTATCGCTTTCCCAAAGCCGGTTTAAACTTTAAAGAAATCGGTCATTTAAGTAAGCTAGATCAAAATAAAATTTCAGATTTTACGCTTGACCTAAAATCAAAAAGAAGAGGTAAGGGTCAAAAGATAATTCAACAGCGATCAAGTAAAAGGAAGCACAAAGAAAGTAAAGCAGAGCTTACACAAAGAATTCAAAAACAGTTAAAAGACTTTGCTAAACAAAATCCAGAAATTAAGCCAAAAAACAATCCTGAAAATAAAAACGATCGGCCTAGTTATTAGGTTGATCGTTTTTTAATTTATCCGGTTTATGGGCGTTAACATAGTCAGCAAATGTTTTTAAAAGTTCTTCGGTTTGTTCGACCGAGAGGTTATTAGCTTGAAAGTACTTTTCTAATAAAGCCCCTTTTTGAATTAATCGGCGAGAACGGGCTTTGCGGGCTTGCCGATTTTCATAGTATTTAGATTGCCGTAATTTAAAATCCTCCCGCTCAATTTTTTGTTTTAAACGCGCTTGCTGCTCGACTAGTTTTTCATATTGATTAGACATGGAATTTCCCCATCTCGTATGGCTAATGATCTACGGAATTTACCTTTAAAAATTCAGAAAATTGCTTGGCTAAAAGCTTAATCTGATCGTTAGACAAATTAGCATAATCTAAATTGGCTTGACTGATGATTTGTTTACCTAGACGTTGTTCAATCTTATTTTTTTCGTCCTTAATTTTTTTATTAAGGGCTTTTAATTTAGCTTCTTGTTTTTCTAAGTTACTTTGAGACATAACGATCCCTCCAATCATATTAGAAATAATCACCGACACTATATCATAAGGGAAACGTTAAGTCAAAGTATAAAAGTTGAAATAGCGAAGCGGAAGGCATACACTAAAAGTAAATTCAGGAGAATAAGCAGACCGAGTGAAACGAGGTCAATGCGCACTTACACACAACAACTAAAGTTGGTTGTGTTATTGTGCTAAACACTTGTATTAGAAGTCGCCGTTGGCGACAACAAAAGCAAACCCATAAACCCAAAGAAAGGTGGTGACCGACATGGCAATTTTTCACATGAGTTTTCAAAATATTAGTGCTGGTAAAGGACGTAGTGCCATTGCTGGAGCTGCTTATCGAAGTGGTGAAAAGTTATTCGATCAAAAAGAAGGCCGAAGCTATTTTTATGCTCGGTCAGTCACGCCAGAAAGCTTTATTTTGACACCAAAGAATGCGCCAGAATGGGCGAGTGATAGAGAGAAATTATGGAATGAAGTCGAAAGAAAAGATCGGCGAGCAAATTCACGCTATGCAAAAGAGTTTAACGTGGCTTTACCAGTTGAATTAAGTGAAGATGAACAGAAAGAATTATTGACAAAATATGTACAAGAAAATTTTGTTGATGAGGGTATGGTTGCCGACGTAGCAATTCATAGAGATCACCCAGATAATCCGCACGCTCATGTTATGCTAACTAATCGTCCATTTAATCCAGACGGAACATGGGGATTGAAAAGTAAAAGAGAAAATATATTAGATGAGAATGGGAACAAGACTTATACAGGAAATAGTCGTTTTCCAAGATCAAGAAAGGTGTGGCTAGTTGATTGGGATAAAAAAGAAAAAATAACTGAATGGCGGCACAATTGGGCGGTTAGTGTAAATCAAGTTTTAGAGCAAAAAAATATTCCCGATCGGATCAGCGAAAAATCATTTATCGAGGAGGGAATAGATGATACCCCAATGCAACATGAGGGAATCAATAGTAAGCGGCATGAAAGAAAAGAATTTAACCAACAAGTTAAGGACTATCGCAAGGCCAAAGCCAGTTATAAAAATAACCAAGAAAAAGTAATCAATAGAGGTCATTTAGATAGCCTAAGTAAACACTTCTCGTTTAATGAAAAACGGGTAGTTAAAGAGTTAAGCCATGAACTGAAAACTTATATCAGTTTGGAGAACTTAGATGATAAGCGGCGCATGCTATTTAATTGGAAAAACAGCACCTTAATTAAACATGCGGTTGGTGAAGATGTGACTAAACAATTATTGACAATTAACCAACAAGAAAGCTCACTCAAAAAAGCAGATGAACTCTTAAATAAAGTGGTTGATCGCACGACTAAAAAACTTT
The Lactiplantibacillus brownii genome window above contains:
- the mobQ gene encoding MobQ family relaxase, which encodes MAIFHMSFQNISAGKGRSAIAGAAYRSGEKLFDQKEGRSYFYARSVTPESFILTPKNAPEWASDREKLWNEVERKDRRANSRYAKEFNVALPVELSEDEQKELLTKYVQENFVDEGMVADVAIHRDHPDNPHAHVMLTNRPFNPDGTWGLKSKRENILDENGNKTYTGNSRFPRSRKVWLVDWDKKEKITEWRHNWAVSVNQVLEQKNIPDRISEKSFIEEGIDDTPMQHEGINSKRHERKEFNQQVKDYRKAKASYKNNQEKVINRGHLDSLSKHFSFNEKRVVKELSHELKTYISLENLDDKRRMLFNWKNSTLIKHAVGEDVTKQLLTINQQESSLKKADELLNKVVDRTTKKLYPELNFEQTTQAERRELIKETDSEQTVFKGSELNERLMNIRDDLLTQQLLTFTKRPYVGWKLLMQQEKEVKIELKYTLMIHDDNLESLEHVDQGLLEKYSPTEQQKITRAVKDLRAIMAVKQVIKTQYHEVLKRAFPKGDLDGLPLIKQEQAYTAVMYYDPVLKPCQAETIEQWQANPPQVFSPQEHQQGLAYLSGQLSLDQLENHHLQRVLKHDGTKQLFLGECKVDPTIKNSQIEKIQKQLKGQQAKDDQYRKANIGHYQPLNYKPVSPDYYLKTAFSNAIMTALYARDEDYQRQKQAQGLKETEWKMTKKQRQHQTRNRHEDGGMHL